A genomic stretch from Deinococcus aquiradiocola includes:
- a CDS encoding alpha/beta fold hydrolase: protein MPHVTVGQENNQDIQLYFEDHGQGEPVVLIHGYPLNGHSWERQEAALLDAGYRVITYDRRGFGASSQPSAGYDYDTFAADLDALLRHLDLTGVTLAGFSMGGGEVARYIGKYGESRIKKAVFASPVAPYLVKTSDNPEGVDKSVFDGIMDQIRKDRFAFFKGFFENFYNADVFRGSRVSDDVLHQSFMVAASASARATLACVPAWLEDFRPDVAKITVPTLIVQGDQDRIVPMEASGGRLPKLIAGSEMVVIKDGPHAISWTHADELNAALLAFLRK, encoded by the coding sequence ATGCCCCACGTCACCGTCGGTCAGGAAAACAACCAGGACATCCAGCTGTACTTCGAGGATCACGGCCAGGGCGAGCCCGTCGTGCTCATCCACGGCTACCCGCTCAACGGCCACTCCTGGGAGCGTCAGGAAGCCGCGCTGCTCGACGCCGGGTACCGCGTCATCACCTACGACCGCCGCGGGTTCGGTGCGTCCAGCCAGCCTTCCGCCGGCTACGACTACGACACCTTCGCGGCCGACCTGGACGCGCTGCTGCGCCACCTCGACCTGACCGGCGTCACGCTGGCGGGCTTCTCGATGGGCGGCGGCGAGGTGGCCCGCTACATCGGCAAGTACGGCGAGAGCCGCATCAAGAAGGCCGTGTTCGCCTCGCCGGTCGCCCCCTACCTCGTCAAGACCTCCGACAACCCCGAGGGAGTCGACAAGAGCGTCTTCGACGGCATCATGGACCAGATCCGCAAGGACCGCTTCGCGTTCTTCAAGGGCTTCTTCGAGAACTTCTACAACGCCGACGTGTTTCGCGGCAGCCGCGTGAGCGACGACGTGCTGCACCAGAGCTTCATGGTGGCGGCCTCCGCCTCGGCCCGCGCAACGCTCGCCTGCGTGCCCGCGTGGCTGGAGGATTTCCGCCCCGACGTCGCCAAGATCACCGTGCCGACCCTGATCGTTCAGGGCGACCAGGACCGGATCGTGCCGATGGAGGCGAGCGGCGGCCGCCTGCCGAAGCTCATCGCGGGCAGTGAGATGGTCGTCATCAAGGACGGCCCGCACGCGATCAGCTGGACCCACGCCGACGAGCTGAACGCGGCGCTGCTGGCTTTCCTCCGGAAGTGA
- a CDS encoding ABC transporter ATP-binding protein — MMTPPPRPRPPVNPDAPVSTPDARTQLRDLLATVRLVWQSSPGHTTVLLTLSFLGAFLPAATLYTTKLLVDAVGKATTGNLGAVGGYPHLVQLLALQVGVGALGAVLASFQNTSRELLGDRLQNRITLQILRKAVGLEVERFEDAETYDALQNAYREVGVRPLGVLTQLISLLQAVITLGSIGVLMARLGPLVLPLVLIASVPGVIIQNRFGTESYRMLRRRTQDARVQNYLGSVLTSDALVKEVRLFNFEPYLLQRWQDYYLKFRAQLVPLVQRRNAWTLAASLLSAALVGVATLGVLARAARGEITVGDFSLFALGIAQVQAQFSGLLTGVSGIYQNLLYIRNLFEFLELPTRDLDAGETWEGPIHTIDFQDVSFSYPLTTRAVLNGLSFTVRRGEALALVGENGAGKTTAIKLLTRLFQPTGGRILLNGQDAARFSARSVQAEMSIIFQDFGQYQMTARENVVLNGEGNAAQVEQAAEWSGAQEVLAGLPAGYDTMLGRMFSGGRQLSGGQWQKVALARLYYRPASVLVFDEPTAALDAAAEYETVTRLREQAGERITVIISHRFSTVRLADRIVVLEDGHVSESGSHAELMAQDGRYASLYRLQASGYAD, encoded by the coding sequence ATGATGACCCCGCCCCCCAGACCCCGCCCGCCGGTCAACCCGGACGCACCGGTCAGCACCCCCGACGCACGCACGCAACTGCGCGACCTGCTCGCCACCGTCCGCCTCGTCTGGCAGAGCAGCCCCGGCCACACCACCGTCCTCCTGACCCTGTCGTTCCTCGGTGCGTTCCTGCCCGCCGCGACCCTCTACACCACCAAACTCCTCGTGGACGCGGTCGGCAAGGCCACCACCGGAAACCTCGGCGCGGTCGGCGGTTACCCGCACCTCGTGCAGCTCCTCGCCCTGCAGGTCGGCGTGGGCGCGCTCGGTGCCGTCCTCGCCAGCTTCCAGAACACCTCCCGCGAACTGCTCGGCGACCGCCTGCAGAACCGCATCACCCTGCAGATCCTGCGCAAGGCCGTCGGCCTGGAGGTCGAACGCTTCGAGGACGCCGAAACGTACGACGCCCTCCAGAACGCCTACCGCGAGGTCGGCGTGCGCCCCCTCGGCGTGCTCACGCAACTGATCAGCCTGCTGCAGGCCGTCATCACGCTCGGCTCGATCGGCGTGCTGATGGCGAGGCTCGGCCCGCTCGTCCTGCCGCTCGTCCTGATCGCCAGCGTCCCCGGCGTGATCATCCAGAACCGCTTCGGCACCGAGAGCTACCGGATGCTGCGCCGCCGCACGCAGGACGCCCGCGTGCAGAACTACCTCGGGAGCGTCCTCACCTCGGACGCGCTCGTCAAGGAAGTCCGGCTGTTCAACTTCGAACCGTACCTGCTGCAGCGCTGGCAGGACTACTACCTCAAGTTCCGGGCGCAGCTCGTGCCGCTCGTCCAGCGCCGCAACGCGTGGACGCTCGCGGCGTCCCTGCTCTCCGCCGCACTGGTGGGGGTCGCCACGCTCGGCGTGCTCGCCCGGGCCGCGCGGGGTGAGATTACGGTCGGGGACTTCTCGCTGTTCGCGCTCGGCATCGCGCAGGTGCAGGCGCAGTTCTCCGGCCTGCTGACCGGTGTGAGCGGCATCTACCAGAACCTGCTGTACATCCGGAACCTCTTCGAGTTCCTCGAACTGCCGACCCGGGACCTCGACGCGGGCGAGACGTGGGAAGGCCCGATCCACACCATCGACTTCCAGGACGTGAGTTTCAGTTACCCGCTCACGACGCGCGCCGTCCTGAACGGCCTGTCCTTCACCGTCCGGCGCGGCGAGGCGCTCGCCCTGGTCGGAGAGAACGGCGCGGGGAAGACCACCGCCATCAAACTCCTCACGCGGCTCTTCCAGCCGACCGGGGGCCGCATCCTGCTGAACGGACAGGACGCCGCGCGTTTCAGTGCCCGCAGCGTGCAGGCCGAGATGAGCATCATCTTTCAGGACTTCGGGCAGTATCAGATGACGGCGCGCGAGAACGTCGTCCTGAACGGCGAGGGGAACGCCGCGCAGGTCGAACAGGCTGCTGAATGGTCCGGCGCGCAGGAGGTCCTGGCGGGCCTCCCGGCCGGGTACGACACCATGCTGGGGCGCATGTTCAGCGGCGGGCGGCAGCTGTCCGGCGGGCAGTGGCAGAAGGTCGCGCTCGCCCGGCTGTACTACCGGCCCGCGTCCGTCCTCGTGTTCGATGAGCCGACCGCCGCGCTCGACGCCGCCGCCGAGTACGAGACGGTGACGCGCCTGCGCGAACAGGCGGGTGAACGCATCACCGTCATCATCTCGCACCGCTTCTCCACCGTGCGCCTCGCCGACAGGATCGTGGTGCTGGAGGACGGCCACGTCAGCGAGAGCGGATCGCACGCCGAACTCATGGCGCAGGACGGCCGGTACGCCTCGCTGTACCGCCTGCAAGCGAGCGGCTACGCCGACTGA